The DNA sequence GGGAGGCTACATCACCGAAAAAGCGCTCAGTATTGACAACCTCTTCGTGTTTGTCATCATCTTGTCGACGTTCCGAGTGCCTCGGAAGAACCAGCAGGAGGTCCTGCTGGCCGGTATCATCATTGCGCTTGTCCTGCGCCTCATCTTCATCCTGGCGGGTGCCGCCCTCATCGAGAACTTCTCGTGGGTGTTCTACATTTTCGGAGCCTGGCTGCTGTGGACTGCCATTAGCCAGGTACGCGAGGGCTCCAACGATGATGACGAGGATGAGTACCGGCCGCCGTTGCTCGTTCGTTGGGTCTCCAAGGTAGTGCCTGTCACCGACGGCTTCATCGGCTCGCGTATGCTCTACCGCCACGGCGGACGCACCTACATCACGCCGATGCTCCTGTGCGTCATCGCCATCGGCACCGCCGACGTCATGTTCGCCGTCGATTCGATTCCCGCGATCTACTCGCTGACCTCCGAGGCCTACCTCGTGTTCGCCGCCAACGCGTTCTCGCTGCTCGGCCTTCGTCAGCTCTACTTCCTCATCGACGGCCTGCTCGACCGCATCGTGTTCCTGCACTACGGCCTCGCTGCGATCCTCGGCTTCATTGGTTTCAAGCTCATCAATCATGCGCTGCACACCAACGAGCTGCGCTTCATTAACGGGGGCCACGAGGTGTCGGTCATCCCCGAACCGTCCATTGCCTTCTCGCTGGGCTTCATCGTCGTGACGATCCTGATCACCGTTGCTGCCTCGCTCGCGGTTTCACGTAAAGCGCGCGCGTGAGATGAATGCGAGCGCGGCTCGGCGTTAGAATTCCGTGGTCGGAGAGTTAAGAGGTACCTATGGTTGTTCACGCGTGGGCGTGGGGTGTCCTGGCGCTTGTCGCCGTCGCCCTGGTCGCGCTCGATTTTCTGGGGCATGCCCGTAATCCTCACCCGCCGACGGCCACGGAGGCCGCCCGCTGGACGCTTTTCTACGTCGGCCTTGCGGCTCTGTTCGGGGTTGGCATCTGGCTGACGAATGGGTGGCTCTATGCTCAGGAGTTCTACGCGGGCTGGGCGATGGAGTGGTCGCTATCCGTCGACAACCTCTTCGTGTTCATCATGATCCTCAAGGCGTTCCGGGTCCCGCGCGAGAACCAACAGAAAGCGCTGCTCTTCGGTATCGTCATAGCGCTGCTTCTTCGCCTGGTGTTCATCCTCATGGGTTCCGCGTTGGTCGCACGCTTCTCGTGGGTCTTTTTCATCTTTGGTGTCTGGCTCCTGTGGACGGCATTCTCTCAGGTGAAGGAAACCGCCACGGGTAGCGCAGACGACGAAGAGTACGAAGAGAACGCCTTCATTCGCGTTCTCCGCCGAGTTCTCCCGGTCTCCGACGGCTTTGTCGGCAGCCGCATGCTCTACCGCCACGGCGGGCGCACCTACATGACGCCGATGTTCGTGGTCGTGTTGGCCCTCGGCTCCGCAGACCTCATGTTCGCCTTCGATTCGATCCCCGCGATCTTCGGGATCACCTCGCAGGCGTTCCTCGTGTTTGCATGCAACGTTTTTGCACTCATGGGTCTGCGCCAGCTCTTTTTCCTGGTGGATGCCTTGCTCGGCAAGCTCGTCTACCTGGGCTACGGCCTCGGCGTGATCCTGAGCTTTATCGGCGTGAAGCTCATTCTTGAGGCCCTCCACGCCAACACGCTACCGTTTATCAACGGCGGACGTGGCTTTGAGTGGGCTCCAGAAATTTCCGTCTCGGTATCGCTGGGGGTTATCGTCGTGACCCTCGTGGTTACCGTTGTCACCTCGCTGGTTCGCAGCGCAATGGACGAGGAGGGCGCCCGTGAGCGCTGAGAACCCCAGTGTCGACGAGCACGGCCTGAACGGTGCCGATGTCGCTGAGCGCGTGGCGCGCGGCGCGGTCAACCGCGTGAAGGATCGCACGTCGCGATCAGTGACGTCTATTATCCGAGAGAACGTGCTGACGCTGTTCAACGCGATCATCGTCGCGGCGTCGGTCATTGTGCTGCTTTTTGGCGATCTGCGCGACGGCATCTTCGGTGGCGTCATGATCATCAACGCGGTCATTGGCATCGTGTCCGAGCTGCGAGCCAAGCGCACTCTCGATTCGCTTGCGATCGTCGATGCCCCGCAGGCGACCGTTTTACGCGACGGCACTCTTACGGTGGTGCCCGCGCGCGACGTGGTCCTCGATGACGTGATCGAGCTGACTCTCGGCGATCAGGTGAGCGTCGACGGTACGGTCCTGTCCTCGGTGGGCCTGGAGATCGACGAATCGCTGCTGACCGGCGAGTCTCGCCCCGTCAAGAAGAAACAAGGGGATCAGCTTCTTGCGGGAACGAGCGTCGTCGCGGGTTCGGGCCGCATGGTCGCGACTGCGGTCGGTGAGCGCGTCTACGCGCAGGGCCTGTCCGAGCAGGCTCGTGCCTTCACGCGCACCGTTTCCGAGATTCAGATGTCGATCAATCGGGTGCTGCAGGTCGTATCCGTCATGCTGCTTCCCATCGTGGTTCTTACGTTCTACTCGCAGAACCGCGTCGCTGGGGGGCACGGGGGAGACTGGCGCGAGGCTCTCGTGCTCTCGGTCGCCTCCGTCATCGGCATGATCCCGCAGGGGCTCGTGCTGCTGACCTCGATGAACTTCGCCATCGGTTCGGCGACGCTTGCCCGCCGCGGCGTGCTCGTCCAGGAGCTTCCCGCCGTGGAGGTGCTCGCGCGTGTCGACTGCCTGTGCCTGGACAAGACGGGAACCCTCACGACCGGTGGCATCCGAGTGCGCAGTGTTGAGACTGTCTCGGGTGACGAAACCACGGTGTTGCGTGCCCTCGCGAGCGCCGCGAGCGACCGCACGAATGCGACCGCCGAAGCGATCTGGGGGCACCTGGGGGACCGTGAGCGCGCCGAAGCGGCACAGCGCATCGAGTGGTCCGTGCCCTTCTCCTCGGCGCGCAAGTGGAGCGCCTGGGGGGCGGGGAGCGAATCATGGATTCTGGGCGCACCGGAGTTCGTGATCGACGAGACGCTCGTTGAGAACGCGGATGTCCTGGCCAAGGTGGGACTCGCCGCGGCGGATGGTTCGCGCGTCGTCGCCCTCGTTCACGCCGACGAGGCCGTGGTGGACGATGAGCTGCCCGCGAAGCGCGCGGTGGCTGCCCTCGTTGTCCTTGAGGAGGACTTGCGCCCCGACGCAGCCGATACTCTCGACTACTTCCGTTCGCAGGGCGTGCACGTTCGCGTCATTTCGGGGGACAACCCGACGACGGTCGGCGCGCTCGCCGCGCAGGCCGGCTTGACCGCGCCGGACGGCTCGCCCGCCCGCCTGATGGATGCCCGTGACCTGCCCGAGGACCTGACCTCGCAGGCATTTGTCGATGCCATCGAGAACCACGACGTGTTCGGCCGCGTAACCCCCGAGCAGAAGCGTGCCATGGTCGGCGCGCTCCAGGCCCGCGATCATTGCGTGGCCATGACCGGTGACGGTGTGAACGACGCTCTCGCGTTGAAGGACGCCGACCTGGGGATCGCGATGGGCAATGGCACGCAGGCCACGAAGGCTGTCGCGCAGATCGTCCTCGTGGACTCCAAGTTCTCCGTCCTTCCCGGTGTCCTGTTGGAGGGCCGGCGCATCATTGCGAACATGGAGCGCGTCTCCTCGCTGTTCCTGGCAAAGACCACCTACGCTGCCGTCCTCGTCATCGTGACGGCGCTGGTCGGCTGGCGTTACCCGTTCCTGCCGCGCCAGTTCAGCTACATCGACTCGCTGACGATCGGCATCCCGGCGTTCTTCCTGGCGCTGTGGCCGAACCCTCGCCGCTACGTGCCCGGCTTCCTCAAGCGAACGTTGTCGCTTGCGATGCCCACGGGCATCATCCTGTCGGCCGCGGCGCTCACCGCCTTCGGCATCGTTGACGGGCCCCCTCAGGCACGCGAGTCCACGGCGGCGATCCTGTCCCTCATGCTGGGGGCGATCTGGCTGCTCGTCATCACGGCGCGCCCCCTGTCCACGTGGAAGTGGGTATTGCTCGTCTGCGTGACGAGCGCGACCGTCGGGGGAGTGCTCATCCCGCCCGTGCGCCGCTTCTTTTCTATGGTTGCGCCTTCCGGATACGAGTGGCTCGTCATCCTCGGCGTTGGTGCCTGCGCAGCGATCCTCATCGAGGTCGCACAGCGCATCTTCTACGCGAGCCAATTCGTCCGCTCGCTGGAGGGCTGAGGAATCCAGATACGAGTCGAGGCCGGTGACGGGTGATGAACCCGTTTCCGGCCTCGTTCGTGAGCCGCGATCAGAACGCCCGGATGACGGGGTTCCACTCGCGAATGAGACGCGCCTGGATGACCTCGGCGACGTAGAAGGGATCCTCGTTGAGGATCCGCTCGACGTCGGCTTCGCTCTCGGCGTTGATGAGGATCAGCGCGCCGGGGATCTCGCCAACGAGGGGGCCGGAGGCGATGTTGATCCCCTGTTCGAGCAGGCCGGAGAGGAACGCGCGGTGCGTTGGGCGTACCTCGTCCATCGTCTCGGTCATCGAGGGGTTGTAGACGTATTCGACTGCGTAGAATGCCATACGCACAACACTAGCCCCCATCCGCCCTTTTGCCTAGGGGACGGCTAGGATCGAGGGGTGCATGACAAGCTAATCATCCAGGGTGCCCGCGAACACAACCTCAAGGACGTGAACCTCGAGCTGCCCCGCGACTCCATGATCGTTTTCACCGGCCTGTCGGGATCCGGGAAGTCCTCCCTCGCCTTCGACACGATCTTCGCCGAGGGACAGCGCCGCTACGTCGAGTCCCTCTCGTCCTACGCCCGCCAGTTCCTCGGACAGATGGACAAGCCGGACGTGGACTTCATCGAAGGCCTGTCGCCCGCGGTCTCCATCGACCAGAAGTCGACGTCGCGCAACCCGCGTTCGACGGTGGGCACGATCACGGAGATCCACGACTACCTGCGCCTACTCTACGCCCGCGCCGGCGTCGCTCACTGCCCGGAATGCGGGGCTCGGATTCAGGCGCAGACACCCCAGCAGATCGTCGACCGTGTGCGCACGATGGACGAGGGTACGCGCTTTCAGGTCCTGTCTCCGGTCGTACGTGGCCGCAAGGGCGAGTACCAGGACCTCATCGACGAGCTTCGCTCAGAGGGCTACACGCGAGCGATTATCGACGACGAGATGGTTCGCCTCGAGAACGCTCCCAAGCTCGAGAAGAAGCTCAAGCACACCATCGAGGTTGTCGTCGACCGTCTCGTCGTGCGTGAGGGCATGCGCCAGCGCCTCACCGACTCCGTCGAGACCGCCCTGCGCCTGTCCGACGGCCTCGTCGTCATCGACTGCGTCGACCTGGACGCCGACGA is a window from the Schaalia odontolytica genome containing:
- a CDS encoding TerC/Alx family metal homeostasis membrane protein, with the protein product MVVHAWAWGVLALVAVALVALDFLGHARNPHPPTATEAARWTLFYVGLAALFGVGIWLTNGWLYAQEFYAGWAMEWSLSVDNLFVFIMILKAFRVPRENQQKALLFGIVIALLLRLVFILMGSALVARFSWVFFIFGVWLLWTAFSQVKETATGSADDEEYEENAFIRVLRRVLPVSDGFVGSRMLYRHGGRTYMTPMFVVVLALGSADLMFAFDSIPAIFGITSQAFLVFACNVFALMGLRQLFFLVDALLGKLVYLGYGLGVILSFIGVKLILEALHANTLPFINGGRGFEWAPEISVSVSLGVIVVTLVVTVVTSLVRSAMDEEGARER
- a CDS encoding YciI family protein, which translates into the protein MAFYAVEYVYNPSMTETMDEVRPTHRAFLSGLLEQGINIASGPLVGEIPGALILINAESEADVERILNEDPFYVAEVIQARLIREWNPVIRAF
- a CDS encoding cation-translocating P-type ATPase: MSAENPSVDEHGLNGADVAERVARGAVNRVKDRTSRSVTSIIRENVLTLFNAIIVAASVIVLLFGDLRDGIFGGVMIINAVIGIVSELRAKRTLDSLAIVDAPQATVLRDGTLTVVPARDVVLDDVIELTLGDQVSVDGTVLSSVGLEIDESLLTGESRPVKKKQGDQLLAGTSVVAGSGRMVATAVGERVYAQGLSEQARAFTRTVSEIQMSINRVLQVVSVMLLPIVVLTFYSQNRVAGGHGGDWREALVLSVASVIGMIPQGLVLLTSMNFAIGSATLARRGVLVQELPAVEVLARVDCLCLDKTGTLTTGGIRVRSVETVSGDETTVLRALASAASDRTNATAEAIWGHLGDRERAEAAQRIEWSVPFSSARKWSAWGAGSESWILGAPEFVIDETLVENADVLAKVGLAAADGSRVVALVHADEAVVDDELPAKRAVAALVVLEEDLRPDAADTLDYFRSQGVHVRVISGDNPTTVGALAAQAGLTAPDGSPARLMDARDLPEDLTSQAFVDAIENHDVFGRVTPEQKRAMVGALQARDHCVAMTGDGVNDALALKDADLGIAMGNGTQATKAVAQIVLVDSKFSVLPGVLLEGRRIIANMERVSSLFLAKTTYAAVLVIVTALVGWRYPFLPRQFSYIDSLTIGIPAFFLALWPNPRRYVPGFLKRTLSLAMPTGIILSAAALTAFGIVDGPPQARESTAAILSLMLGAIWLLVITARPLSTWKWVLLVCVTSATVGGVLIPPVRRFFSMVAPSGYEWLVILGVGACAAILIEVAQRIFYASQFVRSLEG
- a CDS encoding TerC family protein yields the protein MHVHALAWIVLAGIILTMIVVDIVGHVRTPHEPTLKEATWWSVAYIAIALIFGAIVWAVWGPQYGQEYLGGYITEKALSIDNLFVFVIILSTFRVPRKNQQEVLLAGIIIALVLRLIFILAGAALIENFSWVFYIFGAWLLWTAISQVREGSNDDDEDEYRPPLLVRWVSKVVPVTDGFIGSRMLYRHGGRTYITPMLLCVIAIGTADVMFAVDSIPAIYSLTSEAYLVFAANAFSLLGLRQLYFLIDGLLDRIVFLHYGLAAILGFIGFKLINHALHTNELRFINGGHEVSVIPEPSIAFSLGFIVVTILITVAASLAVSRKARA